One region of Astyanax mexicanus isolate ESR-SI-001 chromosome 15, AstMex3_surface, whole genome shotgun sequence genomic DNA includes:
- the valopb gene encoding vertebrate ancient long opsin b — translation MEPYSSSANGVSYTESTEAVTEPGDPSENEDPFAGPLKSIAPWNYTFLACLMFVVTSVSLFENFTVMLVTYKFKQLRQPLNYIIVNLSVADFFVSLIGGTISFLTNSCGYFFLGRWACVLEGFAVTFFGIVALWSLAILAFERFFVICRPLKNVRLGGKHAALGLLFVWTFSFICTIPPVFGWNSYTTSKIGTTCEPNWYSTDYYDHTYIIAFFVTCFILPLGVIIGSYAKLMQKLKKVSNTHGRLGNARKPDRAVARMVIVMIIAYMVGWTPYAAFSITVTACPTIHIDPRLAAAPAFFSKTAAVYNPVIYVFMNKQFRKCLIQMFKGNGANIDSSHMNQTSDKGGATAESHLGEMSTIAARVPMTLSNLEKTEEEDEDDEKDQNENGGSMQLPLSESRLCPL, via the exons ATGGAGCCCTACTCATCTTCAGCCAACGGGGTTTCATACACCGAATCCACAGAGGCAGTGACGGAGCCTGGAGACCCCTCAGAGAATGAAGACCCCTTCGCAGGTCCCCTGAAGTCCATCGCCCCCTGGAACTACACTTTCCTGGCGTGTCTGATGTTCGTCGTGACTTCTGTCTCACTCTTTGAAAACTTCACCGTCATGCTGGTCACCTACAAGTTCAAGCAACTGAGGCAGCCGCTCAATTACATCATCGTTAACCTGTCCGTGGCTGATTTCTTCGTCTCTCTGATCGGAGGAACTATAAGTTTCCTCACGAACTCATGTGGCTACTTCTTCCTGGGCAGGTGGGCGTGTGTGCTGGAGGGATTTGCTGTCACTTTCTTCG GGATTGTGGCTCTCTGGTCTTTGGCAATTCTGGCATTTGAGCGTTTCTTTGTGATCTGCCGGCCACTGAAAAACGTTCGTTTGGGGGGAAAACATGCGGCACTGGGTCTTCTGTTTGTCTGGACATTTTCCTTCATCTGCACCATTCCTCCAGTGTTTGGCTGGAACAGCTACACAACCAGCAAGATTGGCACCACTTGTGAACCAAACTG GTACTCAACAGACTACTATGACCACACCTACATCATTGCGTTCTTCGTCACCTGCTTTATCCTTCCTCTGGGAGTAATTATTGGCTCTTATGCTAAACTCATGCAGAAGCTCAAAAAG GTATCCAACACCCATGGAAGGCTGGGTAATGCTCGGAAACCGGACAGAGCAGTAGCACGGATGGTCATTGTAATGATAATTGCTTATATGGTCGGCTGGACACCTTACGCTGCATTCTCCATCACTGTTACCGCCTGTCCCACCATCCATATTGACCCTCGCCTTGCTGCAGCACCAGCCTTCTTCTCTAAGACTGCAGCTGTCTACAACCCTGTCATTTATGTCTTCATGAACAAACAG TTCAGGAAGTGCCTGATTCAGATGTTCAAAGGCAACGGGGCCAACATAGACTCCTCCCACATGAACCAGACTTCGGACAAAGGGGGCGCCACAGCGGAGAGTCACTTAGGGGAAATGTCCACAATCGCTGCCCGCGTGCCCATGACCTTGAGCAACTTGGAAAAGACTGAAGAAGAAGATGAGGATGATGAGAAGGACCAGAACGAAAACGGAGGTTCCATGCAGCTCCCCCTATCAGAGAGCAGATTGTGTCCTCTATAG